A stretch of the Diadema setosum chromosome 16, eeDiaSeto1, whole genome shotgun sequence genome encodes the following:
- the LOC140239786 gene encoding histone H4 yields the protein MSGRGKGGKGLGKGGAKRHRKVLRDNIQGITKPAIRRLARRGGVKRISGLIYEETRGVLKVFLENVIRDAVTYCEHAKRKTVTAMDVVYALKRQGRTLYGFGG from the coding sequence ATGTCTGGACGTGGCAAAGGAGGCAAGGGACTCGGAAAGGGAGGCGCCAAGCGTCATCGCAAGGTCTTGCGTGACAACATCCAGGGAATCACCAAGCCCGCTATCCGCCGTCTGGCTCGCCGTGGTGGTGTCAAGCGCATCAGCGGTCTCATCTACGAAGAGACCCGTGGTGTCCTCAAGGTCTTCCTCGAGAATGTCATCCGTGATGCCGTCACCTACTGCGAGCATGCCAAGCGCAAGACCGTCACCGCCATGGACGTCGTCTACGCTCTGAAGCGTCAAGGACGTACTCTGTACGGATTCGGCGGTTAA